A portion of the Vespa velutina chromosome 5, iVesVel2.1, whole genome shotgun sequence genome contains these proteins:
- the LOC124949109 gene encoding uncharacterized protein LOC124949109 isoform X3 → MRNSEIGAIIMKNSSCASCPLGPPPDILHIPPPPFPEFLQQSSDFYPNLGALPFPPNLNDSPCKHLCDRHFEGVQYIEMPKQGTVFDDTWLLVLISSCIGVILIGIILATLLLKCKLSRSGKNGVISIPNATTGMQTKNGRIQNEAVLYPCAADTMQDSRVMWATLTPRGTTRHYLEEHTYETIGGGQFHKRACSTTPTEHVKLKTYADPPVTTPVHVRPKDDKAFDNTAFVDYEEPLSVKTEYYQLNDVLEPSDAGILTIQRGTLRPHVSSPTRIEHPNLPPLNLLPHKRSSKKGTIGQHASDTLLRSSITSSTYIPTI, encoded by the exons aTGAGAAATTCGGAAATAGGAGCGATCATCATGAAGAATTCTAGTTGTGCATCTTGCCCACTTGGTCCACCCCCAGACATATTACACATACCGCCACCACCTTTTCCAGAATTTCTCCAACAAAGTTCGGACTTTTATCCAAATTTAGGCGCTCTGCCTTTCCCGCCAAACCTGAACGACAGTCCTTGCAAGCACCTATGCGATCGACATTTTGAAGGGGTGCAATATATTGAAATGCCAAAACAAG gcACCGTTTTCGACGACACATGGTTATTAGTGCTAATATCATCTTGCATCGGTGTCATTCTGATTGGCATAATATTGGCTACGTTACTcttaaaatgtaaatt AAGCAGAAGTGGTAAAAATGGGGTAATATCTATACCAAATGCAACAACCGGGATGCAAACGAAAAATGGAAGAATTCAGAACGAAGCTGTTTTGTATCCTTGCGCTGCCGATACAATGCAAGATAGCCGTGTAATGTGGGCAACCCTTACACCACGTGGTACCACTAGACATTATTTAGAAGAACACACTTATGAAACTATCGGCGGTGGACAATTTCACAAGCGCGCTTGTTCGACAACACCAACCGAACATGTAAAACTGAAG acgTATGCCGATCCTCCGGTTACAACTCCAGTACATGTCCGTCCAAAGGACGATAAAGCTTTTGATAATACTGCTTTTGTGGATTACGAAGAGCCCTTATCAGTAAAAACGGAGTATTATCAATTGAACGATGTTTTGGAACCAAGTGATGcag gTATTCTTACGATACAAAGGGGTACATTACGCCCTCATGTAAGTTCTCCGACGAGAATAGAACATCCGAATTTACCGCCACTTAATCTTCTTCCTCATAAGCGTAGCTCTAAAAAGGGCACTATTGGACAACATGCTTCGGATACATTACTAAGAAGCAGTATTACATCTTCCACTTATATAcctacaatataa